The Glycine max cultivar Williams 82 chromosome 12, Glycine_max_v4.0, whole genome shotgun sequence genome window below encodes:
- the LOC778184 gene encoding transcription factor MYB30 isoform X1 has product MVRTPSCDKSGTRKGTWTPEEDRKLIAYVTRYGSWNWRQLPRFAGLARCGKSCRLRWMNYLRPNVKRGNFTQQEDECIIRMHKKLGNKWSAIAAELPGRTDNEIKNHWHTTLKKWSQQNAITNEEARTSKSKDKVPNKGVTVTLPANSSLMSDNSSSSPVSSTCSEFSSITSDNSTAASMENLVFEDDDFGFLDSYNESFWTELNLDDISFDAPCEMDLGDTNVSFESTSCSNSNTLDSLHGSTSESIVVDNDFGGFLDAYTKAAVDNFWTQPYVADMSHVPSELLVPSMAESEYFTPIYDDLWG; this is encoded by the exons ATGGTGAGAACCCCATCTTGTGACAAAAGTGGAACGAGGAAAGGTACTTGGACTCCGGAGGAAGATAGAAAGTTAATTGCTTATGTCACTAGATATGGCTCCTGGAATTGGCGCCAACTTCCCAGGTTTGCtg GTCTGGCAAGATGTGGCAAAAGTTGTAGACTGAGATGGATGAATTATCTAAGGCCAAATGTCAAAAGAGGGAACTTCACTCAACAAGAAGATGAATGCATCATTAGAATGCACAAAAAACTTGGTAACAA ATGGTCTGCTATTGCAGCTGAGTTACCTGGAAGAAcagataatgaaataaaaaaccaTTGGCACACCACACTCAAGAAGTGGTCTCAACAAAACGCAATCACAAATGAAGAAGCTAGAacctcaaaatcaaaagataaggTTCCCAACAAGGGTGTAACTGTTACTCTTCCAGCTAATTCTTCTCTGATGTCAGATAATTCATCATCATCTCCAGTTTCATCCACCTGCAGCGAGTTTTCATCTATAACATCAGATAATTCCACTGCTGCCAGTATGGAAAATTTGGTGTTTGAAGATGATGACTTCGGTTTTCTGGATTCATACAATGAAAGTTTCTGGACGGAACTAAATCTTGATGACATTTCCTTTGATGCCCCATGTGAAATGGATTTAGGAGATACTAATGTCTCTTTTGAAAGTACAAGTTGTAGCAATAGCAACACCCTTGATTCTCTGCATGGATCAACCAGTGAAAGTATTGTTGTGGATAATGACTTTGGCGGCTTTCTCGATGCATACACAAAGGCAGCCGTTGATAACTTTTGGACACAACCATATGTGGCTGACATGTCCCACGTTCCAAGCGAACTACTTGTTCCCTCTATGGCAGAATCTGAATATTTTACTCCAATATATGATGATCTGTGGGGTTAA
- the LOC778184 gene encoding transcription factor WER isoform X2, whose product MSLDMAPGIGANFPGLARCGKSCRLRWMNYLRPNVKRGNFTQQEDECIIRMHKKLGNKWSAIAAELPGRTDNEIKNHWHTTLKKWSQQNAITNEEARTSKSKDKVPNKGVTVTLPANSSLMSDNSSSSPVSSTCSEFSSITSDNSTAASMENLVFEDDDFGFLDSYNESFWTELNLDDISFDAPCEMDLGDTNVSFESTSCSNSNTLDSLHGSTSESIVVDNDFGGFLDAYTKAAVDNFWTQPYVADMSHVPSELLVPSMAESEYFTPIYDDLWG is encoded by the exons ATGTCACTAGATATGGCTCCTGGAATTGGCGCCAACTTCCCAG GTCTGGCAAGATGTGGCAAAAGTTGTAGACTGAGATGGATGAATTATCTAAGGCCAAATGTCAAAAGAGGGAACTTCACTCAACAAGAAGATGAATGCATCATTAGAATGCACAAAAAACTTGGTAACAA ATGGTCTGCTATTGCAGCTGAGTTACCTGGAAGAAcagataatgaaataaaaaaccaTTGGCACACCACACTCAAGAAGTGGTCTCAACAAAACGCAATCACAAATGAAGAAGCTAGAacctcaaaatcaaaagataaggTTCCCAACAAGGGTGTAACTGTTACTCTTCCAGCTAATTCTTCTCTGATGTCAGATAATTCATCATCATCTCCAGTTTCATCCACCTGCAGCGAGTTTTCATCTATAACATCAGATAATTCCACTGCTGCCAGTATGGAAAATTTGGTGTTTGAAGATGATGACTTCGGTTTTCTGGATTCATACAATGAAAGTTTCTGGACGGAACTAAATCTTGATGACATTTCCTTTGATGCCCCATGTGAAATGGATTTAGGAGATACTAATGTCTCTTTTGAAAGTACAAGTTGTAGCAATAGCAACACCCTTGATTCTCTGCATGGATCAACCAGTGAAAGTATTGTTGTGGATAATGACTTTGGCGGCTTTCTCGATGCATACACAAAGGCAGCCGTTGATAACTTTTGGACACAACCATATGTGGCTGACATGTCCCACGTTCCAAGCGAACTACTTGTTCCCTCTATGGCAGAATCTGAATATTTTACTCCAATATATGATGATCTGTGGGGTTAA